In the genome of bacterium, one region contains:
- the rplL gene encoding 50S ribosomal protein L7/L12, with the protein MSDKKQVVMEAIEQMTVLELAELVKSLEEKFGVKAAAPVAAAAAGGAAAAPAEEKTSFDVVLVSGGDKKIQVIKEVRGITNLGLKEAKDLVEGAPKPVKEGVTKDEAQKIKATLEAAGAVVELK; encoded by the coding sequence ATGTCGGACAAGAAACAAGTCGTAATGGAAGCCATCGAGCAGATGACGGTGCTGGAGCTGGCTGAGCTGGTCAAGTCCCTGGAAGAAAAATTCGGCGTCAAGGCCGCCGCCCCGGTGGCCGCAGCCGCAGCCGGCGGAGCCGCCGCCGCCCCGGCCGAAGAGAAGACCTCTTTTGACGTGGTGCTGGTCTCCGGCGGAGACAAGAAGATCCAGGTGATCAAGGAAGTCCGCGGGATCACCAACCTGGGCCTGAAGGAAGCCAAGGACCTGGTGGAAGGCGCCCCCAAGCCGGTCAAAGAGGGCGTGACCAAGGACGAGGCCCAGAAGATCAAAGCCACCCTGGAAGCGGCCGGAGCCGTGGTGGAACTCAAGTAA
- the rplJ gene encoding 50S ribosomal protein L10 — MPKTDKEQKVLELTEKMKTAKSVYLTDFTGLNVPQATELRKKLREASVEYRVAKNTLAKLAAKNAGYEMLADYLTGPTGLAFGLKDAIIPAKILTEFAKEGNKPTVKIGLIEGKVVSPSEVKQLALLPSREVLLSMVLAGLQAPISSFVGVLGGVLQKIVGTVDAIAKQKEAQS, encoded by the coding sequence ATGCCAAAAACAGATAAAGAACAAAAGGTCCTGGAACTGACCGAGAAAATGAAGACCGCCAAATCGGTCTATCTTACCGATTTTACCGGTCTGAACGTTCCCCAGGCCACCGAACTGCGCAAAAAACTGCGGGAAGCCTCGGTGGAATACCGGGTGGCCAAGAACACCCTGGCCAAGCTGGCCGCCAAGAACGCCGGATACGAGATGCTGGCCGACTACCTGACCGGCCCCACCGGACTGGCCTTCGGACTGAAAGACGCCATCATCCCGGCCAAGATCCTGACCGAGTTCGCCAAGGAGGGCAACAAGCCTACGGTCAAGATCGGCCTGATCGAAGGCAAGGTGGTCAGTCCCAGCGAGGTCAAACAGCTGGCCCTGCTTCCTTCCCGGGAAGTGCTTCTCTCCATGGTGCTGGCCGGGCTCCAGGCTCCCATCTCCTCGTTTGTCGGGGTCCTGGGCGGAGTACTGCAGAAAATAGTGGGCACGGTGGACGCCATCGCCAAGCAAAAGGAAGCCCAGTCCTAA
- the rplA gene encoding 50S ribosomal protein L1 yields the protein MDRGKKYNLAAQKTDLTKTYTVAEAVEAVKQMAYAKFDEAFEVSIKMELDPKKADQNLRGTVILPHGTGKKMRVLVFAKGEKEAEATAAGADFAGSDDLIKKVSEGWTDFDVAIATPDMMSQVGRLGKILGVRGLMPNPKTGTVTFDLAKAVKEAKAGKIEYRVDKNSNLHVAVGKKSFDNSKLVDNINTLLSEIVKARPSSLKGTYIESVSISSTMSPGVRVALTELSALGK from the coding sequence GACCAAGACCTACACCGTGGCCGAAGCGGTGGAGGCGGTAAAGCAGATGGCTTACGCCAAGTTTGACGAGGCTTTTGAGGTCTCGATCAAAATGGAACTGGACCCCAAGAAGGCCGATCAGAACCTGCGGGGAACTGTGATCCTGCCCCACGGCACCGGCAAGAAAATGAGGGTGCTGGTGTTTGCAAAGGGCGAAAAGGAAGCCGAAGCCACAGCGGCCGGGGCCGATTTCGCCGGCAGCGACGACCTGATCAAGAAGGTTTCGGAAGGCTGGACCGATTTTGACGTGGCCATAGCCACTCCGGACATGATGAGCCAGGTGGGCCGGCTGGGCAAGATCCTGGGGGTGCGGGGGCTGATGCCCAACCCCAAGACCGGGACCGTGACCTTTGATCTGGCCAAGGCGGTCAAGGAAGCCAAGGCCGGAAAGATAGAATACCGGGTGGACAAGAACTCCAACCTCCATGTGGCGGTGGGAAAGAAATCCTTTGACAATTCCAAACTGGTGGATAACATCAATACGCTGCTGTCCGAGATAGTTAAGGCCAGGCCTTCATCGCTTAAGGGCACCTACATAGAAAGCGTATCCATTTCCTCCACCATGAGCCCGGGGGTCAGGGTCGCCCTTACCGAACTGTCGGCTTTAGGAAAGTGA